In the genome of Teredinibacter franksiae, the window GGCGGCCATTAAACCCAGCTACATAGCCCTTGGACATATTTTCCCTACCGAACGAAAGATATGCCCTCTTGCCCTCAGGGTATCCATCGGCTGCGCCAATATCATATATGGGCTTTCCAGTATTGCCCCAACAGTGGCAATTGGCGGTATTAAGCTACATAACCTCGATAGCGTTCTTAACTGTAATGTGGATTCCGTTGCCGTGGTTACGGCCGTAACAGAGTCTATAAACCCCATCGCAACGGTTCATACATTCCGAGAAAAAATCAATGCGTATTTTAATCAACCAAGACAGCGTGGAAGTCAACCACGCAAGTGGTTTGCTGTCGGTACTCAAACTAGCCGAAACCGAGCTTGAAGGCTGTGCCATAGCCATAAACAATCAAGTTATACCCAGTATACGGTGGCAAACAGAAATACTAAAAGAGAACGACCACATTCTCGTTTTCG includes:
- a CDS encoding thiamine phosphate synthase is translated as MPNITAIHNAGLRLGISTHGYREILTAAAIKPSYIALGHIFPTERKICPLALRVSIGCANIIYGLSSIAPTVAIGGIKLHNLDSVLNCNVDSVAVVTAVTESINPIATVHTFREKINAYFNQPRQRGSQPRKWFAVGTQTSRNRA
- the thiS gene encoding sulfur carrier protein ThiS, which translates into the protein MRILINQDSVEVNHASGLLSVLKLAETELEGCAIAINNQVIPSIRWQTEILKENDHILVFVLSREDKMHLKIADHTFKSRLFTGTGKFSYAQTNA